One window from the genome of Paenibacillus azoreducens encodes:
- the comX gene encoding competence pheromone ComX, whose amino-acid sequence MLKEMILKMVKEPEFMARVQNGQLQLAGVSAAEQRALFDIMKERKAEPVSFRGGSVYWA is encoded by the coding sequence ATGTTAAAAGAAATGATTCTTAAAATGGTAAAGGAACCCGAATTTATGGCTCGTGTTCAAAACGGACAGCTGCAGCTGGCAGGCGTGTCGGCGGCGGAACAGCGTGCGCTTTTTGATATCATGAAAGAACGCAAAGCAGAGCCTGTTTCTTTCCGCGGAGGCAGTGTATACTGGGCTTAA
- a CDS encoding AI-2E family transporter, whose protein sequence is MDNTENWAARFKRLFLNNRFVLFLLILLLIGLNIMVLSKVSFIFHPINVLLKTVVLPIILTGIVYYLLNPIVNFLEKHKVKRVYSILMLYMLIIGIVAVLLTLVIPVIREQIMDLVSNFPAYGEMIREQFEHLMGSNIFNQVQESINFDPQELIKTISQRATSFLNKTWIGIGGFVGSLIEVVLSVVTVPFILFYLLKDGKKLPGFILGFVPTKLRPETDRVMKEMNHQISSYIRGQIIVSFCIGALLFIGYLIIGLKYSLILAVIAAFTSVVPYLGPAIAITPALIVAAVTSPFMLLKMIIVWTVVQLIEGKFISPQVMGKTLKIHPITIIFVILTSGNLFGIVGILLAVPGYAVLKVVVSHVYQWFRVRSRLYENEPVNPEA, encoded by the coding sequence ATGGACAACACCGAGAACTGGGCGGCCCGCTTCAAACGGTTGTTCCTGAACAACCGGTTTGTATTGTTTCTGCTGATTTTGCTCTTGATTGGTCTAAATATTATGGTGCTCAGCAAAGTTTCGTTTATCTTTCATCCGATTAATGTGCTGTTAAAAACCGTCGTATTGCCAATCATCCTCACTGGAATCGTGTATTATCTCCTGAATCCGATCGTGAATTTTCTGGAAAAACATAAGGTAAAGCGGGTCTACTCTATTTTAATGCTGTATATGTTGATCATCGGCATCGTTGCAGTGCTGCTGACGCTTGTCATTCCGGTTATACGGGAGCAAATTATGGACCTCGTCAGCAACTTCCCGGCATATGGCGAGATGATTCGGGAACAGTTTGAGCATTTAATGGGAAGCAATATCTTCAACCAAGTCCAGGAATCCATCAACTTTGACCCGCAGGAATTGATCAAAACAATCTCCCAGCGTGCAACGAGTTTTCTCAATAAAACATGGATTGGCATCGGCGGTTTCGTCGGAAGCTTGATTGAAGTGGTGCTTTCGGTTGTTACCGTTCCGTTTATCTTGTTTTATTTGCTGAAGGACGGCAAGAAGCTTCCGGGCTTTATTTTGGGCTTTGTACCTACGAAGCTGCGCCCTGAAACCGACCGGGTCATGAAGGAAATGAATCACCAGATCAGCTCATACATCCGCGGGCAGATTATTGTCAGCTTCTGTATCGGGGCGCTGTTGTTCATCGGATATTTGATCATCGGCCTGAAATATTCGCTGATATTGGCGGTCATTGCAGCCTTTACCAGCGTAGTTCCTTATTTGGGCCCGGCGATTGCGATTACTCCAGCCTTAATCGTGGCTGCGGTGACTTCGCCGTTCATGCTGCTCAAAATGATCATCGTATGGACGGTTGTGCAGCTGATCGAAGGAAAGTTCATATCGCCGCAGGTCATGGGTAAGACGCTGAAGATTCATCCGATTACAATTATTTTCGTGATCTTGACGAGCGGCAACCTGTTTGGCATCGTCGGCATTTTGCTGGCGGTTCCGGGATATGCGGTGCTGAAAGTCGTTGTATCTCATGTCTATCAATGGTTTAGAGTGCGTTCGCGTTTATATGAAAACGAGCCGGTTAACCCGGAGGCATAA
- a CDS encoding MDR family MFS transporter, which yields MTKPLAGHTATEEAPFSLKAILPPLLAIIVGMIMVILDGTVVNVAVPKLVDFFHTDLKTIQWAITGYTLALSAVIPLAGWMTDRFGAKQVFVTTVIFFVLGSALCSIAQDSTQLIIYRVIQGLGGGMVAPIGMAMVFKLAPPERRGAIMGMLGVPMLLAPALGPVLSGWLVEYANWRWIFLINVPIGVIAVILGIAYLPKADRNAAKQLDLLGIILAPIAFSMLAYGVNEGGSVSWTSKGAELGILIGGAALILFIIVELIHKNPLLELRVFRSSDFTRGIILTWIMQASLFGCMLFVPLYLQNIRQFTPLETGLILLPQALCSAIAMPIGGRFFDKYGARPVSFVGLVIIAASLFFLSGIHADTSLYMIMPLLGAMGFGMGLSMMPLNTHVLNAAPRQWVNRVTPLTSALQQVVVSFAVAGMTGYMTSRINHHALEVGKGGNPLEVSVLGFDDVFLLSAWLAVAGVALCLILRKPKEMVVESEQGEEGKPDPSLMIGH from the coding sequence ATGACTAAACCATTGGCGGGGCATACCGCCACAGAAGAGGCGCCGTTTTCGCTCAAAGCGATCCTTCCGCCTCTTCTAGCAATTATCGTCGGCATGATTATGGTTATTTTGGATGGGACTGTCGTGAACGTTGCGGTTCCGAAGCTGGTTGACTTTTTTCACACGGACCTGAAAACGATCCAGTGGGCGATCACCGGTTACACACTTGCCCTGTCGGCGGTGATCCCGCTGGCGGGTTGGATGACGGACCGTTTTGGAGCGAAGCAGGTTTTCGTTACTACAGTAATTTTTTTCGTTCTCGGATCGGCTTTATGCTCTATTGCCCAAGATTCGACTCAGCTTATTATTTACCGCGTTATTCAGGGGCTCGGTGGAGGCATGGTGGCACCGATCGGGATGGCGATGGTGTTCAAACTGGCACCGCCGGAGCGCCGGGGCGCCATCATGGGCATGCTTGGGGTTCCGATGCTGCTTGCGCCGGCTCTTGGACCGGTACTTTCCGGATGGTTGGTTGAATACGCCAACTGGCGCTGGATTTTCCTGATTAACGTGCCGATCGGCGTAATTGCCGTCATCCTGGGCATCGCTTATTTGCCAAAAGCGGACCGGAATGCGGCCAAGCAGCTTGATCTGCTGGGCATCATTTTGGCGCCGATTGCTTTCTCGATGCTGGCTTACGGCGTCAATGAGGGCGGCAGCGTTTCCTGGACCTCCAAAGGAGCCGAGCTCGGCATCCTCATCGGTGGAGCTGCGCTGATATTATTTATAATCGTGGAGCTTATCCATAAAAATCCGCTGCTGGAGCTGCGCGTGTTCCGTTCTTCGGACTTTACGCGCGGGATCATCCTGACATGGATCATGCAGGCTTCCTTGTTTGGGTGCATGCTTTTCGTTCCTTTGTATCTTCAGAACATCCGTCAGTTCACTCCGCTGGAAACCGGTCTGATCCTGCTTCCGCAGGCGTTGTGCTCTGCCATTGCCATGCCGATCGGGGGCAGATTTTTTGACAAGTACGGCGCCCGCCCGGTTTCCTTTGTCGGCCTCGTAATCATTGCCGCATCCTTGTTTTTCCTGAGCGGAATTCATGCGGATACGTCGCTGTACATGATCATGCCGCTGCTGGGCGCCATGGGTTTTGGCATGGGTCTGTCGATGATGCCGTTGAATACGCATGTGCTGAATGCGGCGCCCCGCCAGTGGGTCAACCGCGTCACGCCGCTCACATCGGCATTGCAGCAGGTCGTCGTGTCCTTTGCCGTTGCCGGCATGACCGGATACATGACCAGCCGCATCAACCATCATGCGCTTGAAGTCGGTAAAGGCGGCAACCCGCTTGAGGTTTCGGTACTCGGATTCGACGACGTCTTTTTGCTGTCAGCCTGGCTGGCCGTCGCAGGTGTTGCGCTTTGCCTGATTTTGCGGAAACCGAAGGAAATGGTTGTAGAATCGGAGCAGGGAGAGGAAGGCAAGCCGGATCCGTCGTTGATGATCGGCCATTAA
- the metG gene encoding methionine--tRNA ligase has product MAHIFIGGAWPYANGSLHLGRLASLLPGDVLARYFRSKGDNVLYVSGSDCHGTPVAVQAAQEGISPAEFAGRYHQEFKACFEQLGFSYDLYTRTDQEAHQETVQELFVKLLKNGYLYRKSAKQTYCEVDRRFLPDRYVEGICPVCGARARGDQCDHCSTLLEPQDLKERTCKLCGTPPTERPTEHYYFALSRFQEVLSQYAQQAKGWRDNAVQMTRRYLSEGLQDRAATRDLDWGVDVPLPGFTEKKIYVWIEAVCGYFSASKLWAKQAGEGWEPFWLEGQGDLTSYYVHGKDNIPFHTLIWPAILLGTGGLHLPDHIISCEYMTLEGRKFSTSRNWAVWVPDLLARYEPDSIRYFLIGSGPENRDADFSWREFIYSHNGELLGAFGNFVQRTLAFINKSFAGRVPEGELPGEWKETISALYMSTGSRIEAGRFKEALEGVFSLVRQGNKYFDAEKPWQQIREDQAACGSTLYNCVQIMANLSNLLEPFIPFSCRKLKGFLSLPEPSWRFVTVPAGRKIERLELLFERIDPARIEEEMQRLGKI; this is encoded by the coding sequence ATGGCACATATTTTTATTGGCGGGGCGTGGCCTTACGCCAACGGTTCGCTTCACTTGGGAAGACTTGCGAGTTTGCTGCCAGGGGATGTATTGGCCCGCTATTTCCGGTCCAAGGGCGACAATGTTTTGTATGTGTCCGGCAGCGACTGCCATGGGACTCCGGTAGCCGTTCAGGCTGCCCAGGAAGGGATTTCGCCTGCGGAATTTGCTGGACGATATCATCAGGAATTTAAGGCCTGTTTTGAACAGTTGGGTTTTAGCTATGACTTGTATACCCGCACAGACCAGGAAGCTCATCAAGAGACTGTACAGGAGTTGTTTGTGAAGCTTTTGAAGAACGGGTATTTATATCGGAAGAGTGCGAAGCAAACTTATTGCGAGGTAGACCGTCGGTTTTTACCCGATCGGTATGTGGAAGGAATCTGCCCGGTTTGCGGCGCGCGTGCGCGGGGGGATCAATGCGATCACTGCTCCACGCTGCTCGAACCCCAAGACTTAAAGGAACGCACATGTAAGCTGTGCGGCACACCGCCTACGGAACGTCCGACGGAGCACTACTACTTCGCGTTGTCGCGGTTTCAGGAGGTTTTATCCCAATATGCGCAGCAGGCGAAAGGCTGGCGTGACAATGCGGTGCAGATGACCCGCCGGTATTTGAGTGAAGGCCTTCAAGACCGTGCGGCAACGAGGGATTTGGATTGGGGCGTGGATGTTCCGCTGCCGGGATTTACGGAGAAAAAGATCTATGTCTGGATCGAAGCCGTCTGCGGGTACTTCTCCGCCAGCAAGCTGTGGGCGAAGCAAGCGGGGGAAGGTTGGGAGCCTTTTTGGCTTGAAGGTCAAGGCGACCTTACATCGTATTATGTGCATGGAAAGGATAACATCCCATTTCATACGTTGATTTGGCCGGCCATTCTCCTTGGGACAGGTGGGCTGCATCTGCCGGATCATATTATTTCTTGCGAATACATGACGCTGGAGGGCAGGAAATTTTCGACCAGCCGCAATTGGGCCGTATGGGTCCCTGATTTGCTTGCCAGATATGAGCCCGATTCGATCCGTTACTTTTTGATTGGAAGCGGACCGGAGAACCGGGATGCCGATTTTTCCTGGAGAGAATTCATATACAGCCATAATGGCGAACTGCTTGGCGCTTTTGGGAACTTTGTGCAGCGGACGCTTGCGTTTATCAATAAATCATTTGCCGGGCGGGTTCCGGAAGGGGAACTCCCGGGCGAATGGAAAGAAACGATATCAGCGCTGTATATGAGCACGGGGAGCCGCATTGAAGCTGGTCGTTTCAAGGAAGCCCTGGAGGGCGTCTTCTCTTTGGTGCGCCAGGGCAACAAATATTTTGATGCGGAGAAACCTTGGCAGCAAATCAGGGAGGATCAAGCAGCATGCGGATCGACTTTGTATAACTGCGTACAGATCATGGCGAATCTCAGCAATCTTTTGGAGCCGTTTATCCCGTTTTCCTGCCGAAAGCTCAAAGGCTTTTTGTCATTGCCGGAACCATCATGGCGGTTTGTAACTGTTCCGGCGGGCCGTAAGATTGAACGCTTGGAGCTGCTTTTTGAAAGGATTGATCCCGCCCGGATTGAAGAGGAGATGCAGCGGCTCGGGAAAATTTAA
- a CDS encoding sensor histidine kinase, which yields MSRWMKNIKFGAVFMVLLALVAYLANVIINQRDMGIGVTLNSDNQVVITSLETDGWGQEVLEPGDIVLKVDGSNPLQTEMVRQYGVIESADNITVNRIGSDGTLRTLWFPVTHGASAHGVLFYLVIPGASLLLLLVFSGYVYWKEKNDHAAQMLILFFLSIGLSYFSSAASGLLDPVGRTTLGFSFAYIPVFFVHFMQAYLRRFQEEFVSRAGLRFLYILAFLIGVLMTLSVIPGIPIHPLETASLLVFFICSNFFIVYKLILKFVKHRSGDLKSLFKFTLTGHAVAFLPFLLFDAIPGFFDQSFVPAKLTAIFLLAIPIVYFYLFITKRLFDIDFVLNRFSYYTTISFVPALVIIGLMALTMHQNQYTWLKWIQIFLLVYLMITLFLFAKEFMDYRLRPHFLKETHDFQGSIDRFSKRISKVMKRSDLEQALEREVCLILPVRNISFLKIVQDINMDSTAVTGDGRAAAGVEDTLQKLANKPALGDMLRMPQGVGLVIGNYGTTQHIMWIDEKVNHTSLNLDERNWLKTIAHYSGIVYENLYLIEGLIGDLEMEMKNQKEAPSWVLRLIFTLSENERRRLASDLHDAALQDQLIWYRKLESLMLDYPMEEGLVAQLEQIKEGLLDVIHQIRQTCNELRPPLLKEMGIVEALEQLIQQEQIRSNYSVKLWAEPTVIELNDVQILAVYRIVQELLRNADKHARASQIFIRLEQRDDELCFYYKDDGRGMNLTELTDSFKHMGISGIKERVRSLDGEITFNSEPGKGFEVRLTLPLDAHSEEGGVSDGSYFAG from the coding sequence TTGTCAAGATGGATGAAGAATATTAAATTTGGTGCGGTATTTATGGTGCTGCTGGCGCTGGTTGCATATTTGGCCAATGTCATTATCAACCAGCGGGATATGGGGATTGGCGTCACATTGAATTCAGATAACCAGGTCGTTATTACATCGCTAGAGACTGATGGTTGGGGGCAAGAGGTGCTTGAGCCTGGCGATATCGTGCTCAAAGTGGACGGATCCAATCCCCTGCAAACGGAAATGGTCAGGCAGTATGGAGTCATCGAAAGCGCCGACAATATTACGGTTAATCGAATCGGTTCGGACGGCACCTTACGGACGTTATGGTTCCCTGTAACACATGGTGCTTCAGCTCATGGAGTGCTCTTTTATCTGGTGATACCTGGAGCCTCCCTTTTGCTGTTGTTGGTATTTTCGGGATATGTGTATTGGAAGGAAAAAAACGATCACGCCGCACAAATGCTGATTTTGTTTTTCCTGAGCATCGGCCTGAGCTACTTCAGTTCGGCGGCTTCCGGCTTGCTGGATCCCGTCGGCAGAACGACGCTTGGTTTCAGCTTTGCGTACATCCCGGTCTTTTTCGTTCATTTCATGCAGGCTTATCTTCGAAGATTTCAGGAGGAATTCGTCAGTAGGGCGGGGCTAAGGTTTCTATATATCCTGGCATTTCTGATTGGCGTGCTGATGACGCTCAGCGTCATCCCGGGAATCCCAATCCACCCGCTTGAAACGGCGAGCCTGTTGGTATTTTTTATATGCTCCAATTTCTTTATCGTATATAAATTAATACTCAAATTCGTAAAGCACCGCTCCGGTGATCTGAAATCCCTTTTCAAGTTTACTTTAACCGGACACGCGGTTGCTTTTCTGCCGTTTTTGTTGTTTGACGCCATTCCAGGCTTTTTTGATCAAAGCTTTGTTCCGGCGAAGCTGACGGCGATTTTTTTGCTGGCGATTCCGATCGTGTATTTCTATCTGTTTATTACCAAAAGGCTTTTTGACATCGATTTCGTGCTGAACCGCTTCTCTTATTATACGACGATATCTTTTGTTCCCGCATTGGTCATCATCGGCCTGATGGCGCTTACGATGCATCAGAATCAATATACGTGGTTGAAATGGATTCAGATTTTCCTGCTGGTTTATTTGATGATTACGCTGTTTTTATTCGCCAAGGAATTTATGGATTATCGGCTTCGGCCGCATTTTCTTAAGGAAACCCATGATTTTCAGGGAAGTATTGACCGGTTTTCCAAGCGGATATCGAAAGTGATGAAACGATCCGATCTGGAGCAGGCGCTCGAACGTGAGGTATGCCTGATTTTGCCTGTCCGGAATATCTCATTTCTGAAAATCGTTCAGGATATAAACATGGATAGCACGGCTGTCACAGGTGATGGAAGAGCGGCTGCCGGGGTTGAAGACACGCTGCAAAAACTGGCTAACAAACCAGCTCTAGGAGACATGCTCCGCATGCCGCAAGGCGTGGGTCTGGTCATTGGGAATTACGGAACGACGCAGCATATTATGTGGATCGACGAAAAAGTAAATCATACAAGCCTTAATCTGGACGAACGCAATTGGCTCAAAACGATCGCCCATTACAGCGGTATCGTCTACGAAAACCTGTATTTGATCGAGGGTTTGATCGGGGACTTGGAAATGGAGATGAAGAATCAGAAAGAGGCCCCTTCCTGGGTGCTTCGGCTGATTTTTACTTTGTCCGAAAATGAACGGAGACGGCTGGCGTCGGATCTGCATGACGCGGCGCTGCAGGATCAGCTTATCTGGTATCGCAAGCTCGAATCGCTGATGCTCGACTATCCGATGGAAGAGGGATTGGTTGCCCAGTTGGAACAGATCAAGGAAGGGCTTCTGGATGTAATTCACCAGATCCGGCAGACCTGTAATGAGCTGCGGCCGCCGCTTCTGAAGGAGATGGGGATTGTGGAGGCGCTGGAGCAGTTGATTCAGCAAGAACAAATTCGCTCCAACTATTCCGTTAAGCTTTGGGCTGAACCAACGGTTATCGAATTAAACGATGTGCAGATTTTGGCCGTATACCGGATCGTGCAGGAACTGCTGCGGAATGCCGACAAACACGCCAGAGCGTCGCAGATCTTCATTAGGCTGGAGCAGCGCGATGATGAGTTGTGTTTCTATTATAAGGACGACGGGCGCGGAATGAACTTGACGGAGCTGACCGATTCATTCAAGCATATGGGGATTTCAGGAATCAAGGAACGCGTACGCAGTCTTGACGGCGAAATTACGTTCAACTCGGAACCGGGTAAAGGCTTTGAGGTCCGGCTGACGCTGCCGCTAGATGCCCACAGTGAAGAAGGAGGAGTGAGTGATGGTTCGTATTTTGCTGGTTGA
- a CDS encoding TetR/AcrR family transcriptional regulator, with protein MIKDDSSVNTTGTDTKMEILNATIELIREEGFACATLRRIADKAETNLALVNYHFGSKEKLIAKAIGMIVGTFDDAFALLEDESLTPIERLKQFFYRYQQHLQQYPGLAKEMMDQSRLILCSQHEYVRFSKVMRTEKLLGTLREITNETDETVLSGMLAQLYGAVFYPVIMNSYLSLGGEEPAQVHLPDLKHQVEMLFSLYFHKYSQN; from the coding sequence TTGATTAAGGATGACAGCTCGGTAAACACAACAGGAACGGACACAAAAATGGAAATATTAAACGCGACCATCGAGTTGATCCGGGAGGAAGGCTTCGCTTGTGCGACGCTGCGCAGAATTGCAGATAAGGCGGAAACGAATTTGGCGCTCGTAAATTATCATTTCGGATCCAAGGAAAAGCTGATCGCCAAGGCCATCGGCATGATCGTGGGTACCTTCGACGATGCATTTGCTTTGCTTGAAGATGAGTCGCTTACGCCGATCGAACGGCTGAAGCAGTTTTTTTACCGGTATCAGCAGCACCTACAGCAATATCCGGGTCTTGCCAAAGAAATGATGGACCAGAGCCGCCTGATTCTGTGCTCCCAGCATGAATATGTCCGCTTTAGCAAAGTGATGAGGACGGAGAAGCTGCTTGGCACGCTAAGAGAAATCACGAATGAGACGGACGAAACAGTATTAAGCGGCATGCTTGCCCAGCTCTATGGCGCGGTTTTCTATCCGGTCATCATGAACTCTTATTTAAGCCTTGGCGGAGAAGAACCCGCACAAGTGCATCTGCCTGACCTCAAGCATCAAGTCGAAATGCTTTTCAGCCTCTATTTTCACAAATACAGCCAGAATTAA
- a CDS encoding hemolysin family protein has protein sequence MESDRYVLNLVLVALMIGLSAFFVAVEFAVIRVRASRVDQLIAEGRKGANAVKKVLGDLDGYLSACQLGITITSLVLGFLGEPTVEKILHPLFDKWHVPAGLSSFLSLLIAFTVITYLHVVIGELAPKTVAIRKAETIALWFSPPIIWFNKIMYPFIWLLNGSANQLVRLFGIKPASEHEEAHSEEELQIILSESYESGKINDNEFGYVSRIFAFDNMLAKEIMVPRTDMICLDKNKPRSENLEVIKEQQYTRFPLIDGSKDNVIGIINTKQFFLAYEDDPNVDVATLIHPVMAVSEVTPVNVLLQRMQREGTHMALLIDEYGGTAGIVTIEDIIEEIVGEIRDEFDSDEEEEITELAENHLIVDGMVSISEINDYFHLDLDAKEWDTIGGWLYSHNNEMEEKESFVHEDVTFILLERDHNRFCKLEIIKNKQSEE, from the coding sequence GTGGAAAGTGACAGGTATGTTTTAAATTTGGTTTTGGTAGCTTTAATGATTGGATTGTCGGCTTTTTTTGTGGCGGTGGAATTTGCCGTCATCCGTGTCCGTGCCAGCCGGGTGGACCAGCTTATTGCCGAAGGACGCAAGGGTGCTAATGCCGTGAAGAAGGTGCTTGGGGATCTGGACGGCTATTTGTCGGCCTGCCAGCTCGGCATTACGATTACATCGCTGGTTCTGGGTTTCCTTGGGGAGCCGACGGTGGAGAAAATTCTTCACCCGCTGTTTGATAAATGGCATGTTCCCGCAGGGCTTAGCTCTTTCCTGTCCCTGCTCATTGCGTTTACCGTCATTACGTACCTGCATGTGGTCATTGGCGAACTTGCGCCGAAAACCGTCGCAATCCGCAAGGCGGAAACCATTGCGCTTTGGTTCTCGCCGCCGATTATCTGGTTTAATAAAATCATGTATCCTTTTATCTGGCTGCTTAACGGTTCGGCTAACCAATTGGTCCGTTTGTTCGGCATCAAACCGGCCTCGGAGCATGAGGAAGCCCATTCCGAAGAAGAGCTGCAGATTATTTTAAGCGAAAGTTATGAAAGTGGAAAAATCAACGACAATGAATTCGGGTATGTCAGCCGAATCTTTGCGTTTGACAATATGCTGGCCAAAGAGATTATGGTTCCGCGTACCGACATGATCTGCCTTGATAAAAACAAGCCGCGGAGCGAAAACCTGGAAGTTATCAAAGAGCAGCAGTATACCCGGTTTCCGCTGATCGACGGCAGTAAGGACAATGTGATCGGTATCATTAATACCAAACAGTTCTTCCTGGCCTATGAAGATGATCCTAACGTTGATGTGGCGACGCTGATCCATCCGGTGATGGCGGTTTCGGAAGTCACTCCGGTCAATGTACTGCTGCAGCGGATGCAGCGGGAGGGCACCCACATGGCCTTGCTGATCGATGAATATGGCGGTACAGCGGGCATCGTGACGATTGAAGATATCATTGAAGAAATCGTGGGCGAGATCCGCGACGAATTCGACAGTGATGAAGAGGAAGAAATAACGGAGCTGGCGGAAAATCATCTGATCGTCGACGGCATGGTCTCTATTTCGGAAATTAACGATTACTTCCATTTGGATCTGGATGCGAAAGAATGGGATACGATCGGGGGGTGGCTTTACAGCCATAATAACGAGATGGAGGAGAAGGAATCCTTCGTGCACGAGGATGTAACGTTCATTTTGCTGGAGCGGGATCATAATCGGTTCTGTAAGCTGGAGATTATCAAGAATAAACAAAGCGAGGAATAA
- a CDS encoding response regulator, whose translation MVRILLVDDHPSVCEGTKTMIEQDPEMKVTVSYNSPEALELAKNEEFDVMLFDLNIPVISGLELTKRLMSINPDFRILIYTGYEISSNFNLLVDAGVSGVISKTASREQLLNAIRCALRGEAVIPVSLFRQLRRSEVRLSSFRSDKTMDDVSINEREQEILQEVAGGSSNKDIAAKLLMSQRTVEYNLTRIFEKLGVRSRSEAIVEAKRLGLIHNGEFV comes from the coding sequence ATGGTTCGTATTTTGCTGGTTGACGACCATCCTTCGGTTTGTGAAGGCACCAAAACGATGATTGAACAGGACCCGGAGATGAAAGTGACGGTATCCTACAATTCGCCGGAAGCCCTCGAACTGGCTAAAAACGAAGAATTTGACGTCATGCTTTTCGACCTTAATATTCCGGTGATCAGCGGACTCGAGCTCACCAAACGATTGATGAGCATCAACCCGGATTTTCGGATTCTTATTTATACGGGATATGAGATCAGCTCAAACTTCAATTTGCTGGTGGATGCCGGCGTATCCGGCGTGATCAGCAAGACGGCCAGCCGGGAGCAGCTGCTCAACGCCATCCGCTGTGCCCTTCGCGGGGAGGCGGTCATTCCGGTTTCGCTGTTCAGGCAGCTGCGCCGGAGCGAAGTCCGGTTATCATCCTTCCGCAGCGATAAAACGATGGATGATGTGTCGATTAACGAACGGGAGCAGGAAATTTTGCAGGAAGTGGCGGGGGGCAGCAGCAATAAGGATATTGCCGCCAAACTGCTTATGAGTCAGCGCACGGTCGAATATAATTTGACGCGCATCTTCGAAAAGCTTGGCGTTCGTTCCCGCTCGGAAGCCATTGTGGAAGCCAAACGGCTTGGCTTGATTCATAACGGGGAGTTCGTATAA